One genomic region from Desulfovibrio porci encodes:
- a CDS encoding UDP-glucuronic acid decarboxylase family protein, with protein MHLRKRVLVTGGSGFLGSHLCERLLDQGHEVLCVDNFFSSARANVEAFMDNRRFELIRHDVTFPLYVEVDEIYNLACPASPVHYQHDPVQTIKTCVHGAINMLGLAKRLGARIYQASTSEVYGDPEVHPQTEDYWGHVNPNGIRSCYDEGKRCAEALFFAYLRQGGLPIKVGRIFNTYGPKMHPNDGRVVSNFIIQALKNEPITIYGDGSQTRSFCYVDDLVECMLRFMASPVDFTGPMNMGNPGEFTIRELAEKVVALTGSRSIISCEPLPGDDPKQRRPDISLARKMLGWEPVVPLEEGLKKTIAYFEDQLRQGLA; from the coding sequence ATGCATCTGCGTAAACGGGTTCTGGTCACCGGCGGTTCGGGCTTTCTGGGATCGCATCTCTGCGAACGCCTGCTTGATCAGGGGCACGAAGTGCTCTGCGTGGACAACTTTTTTTCCAGCGCGCGGGCCAATGTGGAAGCGTTCATGGACAACAGGCGTTTTGAACTCATCCGCCACGACGTGACCTTTCCGCTCTATGTGGAAGTGGATGAGATATACAATCTGGCCTGCCCGGCCTCGCCCGTGCATTACCAGCACGACCCGGTGCAGACCATCAAAACCTGCGTGCATGGGGCCATCAACATGCTGGGCCTGGCCAAACGGCTGGGCGCGCGCATTTACCAGGCTTCCACCAGCGAAGTGTACGGCGATCCCGAGGTGCATCCGCAGACCGAGGACTACTGGGGCCATGTGAACCCCAACGGCATCCGCTCCTGCTACGACGAGGGCAAGCGCTGCGCCGAAGCCCTCTTTTTCGCCTATCTGCGCCAGGGCGGCCTGCCCATCAAGGTGGGACGCATCTTCAATACCTACGGTCCCAAAATGCATCCCAACGACGGCCGGGTGGTGTCCAACTTTATCATCCAGGCCCTGAAAAACGAGCCCATCACCATTTACGGCGACGGCAGCCAGACCCGTTCCTTCTGCTATGTGGATGATCTGGTGGAGTGCATGCTGCGTTTCATGGCCTCGCCCGTCGACTTCACCGGCCCCATGAACATGGGCAATCCCGGCGAGTTCACCATCAGGGAACTGGCGGAAAAAGTGGTGGCGCTGACCGGCAGCCGTTCGATCATCAGCTGCGAGCCTCTGCCCGGCGACGACCCCAAACAGCGCCGGCCCGATATTTCCCTGGCCCGGAAGATGCTGGGCTGGGAACCCGTGGTGCCGCTGGAAGAAGGCCTCAAAAAAACTATCGCCTACTTTGAAGACCAACTGAGGCAGGGGCTGGCCTAA
- a CDS encoding hydrogenase-4 component E, which translates to MTTLLPTILFLLLLNNLLLLGAPRLPGLIRLTAFQGILLAALLLCLDHALLAGAVLLIKGLLLPGLLTRTRKGLHAATSLKPRLHRGLGILAGMAGLVFSLWLEARLFILPDLFPPLLLPTALTTLFCGLILVVGRTTALSQVIGYLAAENGIFLLGVPLMTAGAVWFELALLLDVFVAVFVMGIAINHIGETFESIDVGRFRSLRD; encoded by the coding sequence ATGACGACACTCTTGCCCACCATTCTTTTTCTGCTCCTGCTCAACAACCTGTTGTTGCTGGGCGCGCCGCGCCTGCCGGGCCTGATCCGGCTCACGGCCTTTCAGGGCATTTTGCTGGCCGCGCTGCTGCTCTGCCTGGATCACGCCCTGCTGGCCGGGGCCGTGCTGCTGATCAAGGGCCTGCTGCTTCCCGGCCTGCTCACGCGCACCAGAAAAGGCCTGCACGCCGCCACAAGCCTCAAGCCCCGCCTGCACAGGGGACTGGGCATCCTGGCGGGCATGGCCGGACTGGTCTTCTCCCTTTGGCTGGAAGCCCGGCTGTTCATCCTGCCGGATCTTTTTCCGCCGCTTCTGCTGCCCACGGCCCTGACCACCCTGTTCTGCGGCCTGATTCTGGTGGTGGGACGGACCACGGCCCTCTCTCAGGTCATCGGCTATCTGGCGGCGGAAAACGGTATTTTTCTGCTGGGCGTACCGCTGATGACCGCCGGCGCGGTCTGGTTTGAACTGGCCCTGTTGCTGGACGTTTTTGTGGCGGTCTTTGTCATGGGCATTGCCATCAACCACATTGGCGAAACCTTTGAATCCATTGACGTGGGGCGCTTTCGCAGCCTCAGGGACTAG
- a CDS encoding respiratory chain complex I subunit 1 family protein has product MNQGTAFYLLQLFLALILAPLLPGIINRVKAKFAGRRGKPLLQTYYDLARLLRKSEVVGRTATWTFAAGPGVALAATLCALALLPLGGAASPLGFGGDFLLAAYLLGMGRFALVLAALDTGSSFEGMGASREAAFSALAEPVLFLAFLVLTSLSLDLGRHTGQGMEAAAFSLSAMFGGQAAGAWLAGRAELLLVPAVFFVLLLVENCRIPVDDPNTHLELTMIHEVMVLDHSGPNLAMIIYGAALKLWFFAALTAGLLTPPLPLWQRAGLCLLMILALAAAVGVVESVMARLRLTRVPHLLGGAAALASLALILTQVR; this is encoded by the coding sequence ATGAATCAGGGCACGGCCTTTTACCTCCTTCAGCTCTTCCTGGCGCTGATCCTGGCCCCGCTGCTGCCCGGCATCATCAACCGGGTCAAAGCCAAATTCGCGGGCCGCCGGGGCAAGCCCCTGCTCCAGACATACTATGATCTGGCCCGCCTGCTGCGCAAAAGCGAAGTGGTCGGCCGCACAGCGACCTGGACCTTTGCCGCCGGTCCCGGCGTGGCCCTGGCCGCAACGCTCTGCGCTCTGGCCCTGCTGCCCCTGGGCGGCGCGGCCTCGCCTCTGGGCTTCGGCGGAGATTTTCTGCTGGCCGCCTACCTGCTGGGCATGGGACGCTTCGCCCTGGTTCTGGCGGCTCTGGACACCGGCTCATCCTTTGAAGGCATGGGCGCCAGCCGCGAAGCCGCCTTTTCGGCCCTGGCCGAACCCGTGCTCTTTCTGGCCTTTCTGGTGCTGACCAGCCTGAGTCTTGACCTCGGACGGCACACGGGACAGGGCATGGAGGCCGCAGCCTTTTCCCTCTCGGCCATGTTCGGGGGGCAGGCCGCGGGAGCATGGCTGGCGGGCCGCGCGGAACTGCTGCTGGTGCCGGCGGTCTTCTTCGTGCTGCTGCTGGTGGAGAACTGCCGCATCCCGGTGGATGATCCCAACACCCATCTGGAACTGACCATGATCCATGAAGTCATGGTGCTGGACCATTCCGGCCCCAATCTGGCCATGATCATTTACGGCGCGGCCCTCAAGCTCTGGTTTTTCGCCGCGCTCACAGCCGGGCTGCTGACGCCGCCCCTGCCGCTCTGGCAGCGGGCCGGGCTGTGCCTGCTGATGATCCTGGCCCTGGCCGCGGCCGTGGGCGTGGTGGAATCCGTCATGGCCCGCCTGCGGCTGACGCGCGTCCCCCATCTGCTGGGCGGCGCCGCAGCGCTGGCGTCCCTGGCCCTGATTCTGACCCAGGTGCGATAG
- a CDS encoding PstC family ABC transporter permease, which yields MRKNREHTAKAAGEITAFPVAPAASAIAASFPDASCGCPALEPGDRAGWSMRLAAVLAVCGVALLFAMVLAAALPALLRPGPGWPLEWLWQPYQGHFGILPMCLGSLALAAFALCAGWPLALGLCCWLLTEEARAARPLTRLTGGLIRFMTTIPTVVYGFAAVFLLTPLVRTALGGTGMCLLAAGIMLTLLILPTMVLVLEAGLAPRLERLCPWGQALGFSRLDLLRLFVLPKAGRNLAAAAVLGFGRAVGDTLIPLMLAGNATQVPGGLTESLRTLTAHMALVTANEVGGAAYNSLFVAGLILLLVNAGASLALRRLGARSRPRAEVGS from the coding sequence ATGAGAAAAAATAGGGAACATACGGCCAAGGCGGCCGGGGAGATCACGGCTTTTCCGGTCGCCCCGGCCGCGTCCGCCATTGCCGCCTCCTTTCCGGACGCCTCTTGCGGCTGTCCGGCGCTGGAGCCGGGCGACCGCGCGGGCTGGAGCATGCGTCTGGCCGCCGTCCTGGCCGTATGCGGGGTGGCGCTGCTGTTCGCCATGGTGCTGGCGGCGGCCCTGCCCGCCCTGCTCCGGCCCGGCCCTGGCTGGCCCCTGGAGTGGCTCTGGCAGCCCTATCAGGGGCATTTCGGCATTCTGCCCATGTGCCTGGGCTCCCTGGCCCTGGCGGCCTTCGCCCTTTGCGCGGGCTGGCCTCTGGCCCTGGGCCTGTGCTGTTGGCTGCTCACCGAAGAAGCCCGCGCCGCGCGGCCGCTGACGCGCCTGACAGGGGGCCTGATCCGCTTTATGACCACCATTCCCACGGTGGTCTATGGTTTTGCGGCCGTCTTTCTGCTGACGCCGCTTGTGCGCACGGCTCTGGGCGGCACGGGCATGTGCCTGCTCGCCGCTGGCATCATGCTCACCCTGCTGATTCTGCCCACCATGGTTCTGGTGCTGGAGGCGGGCCTCGCCCCCCGGCTGGAGCGGCTCTGCCCCTGGGGGCAGGCGCTGGGTTTTTCCCGTCTGGATCTGCTGCGTCTTTTTGTGCTGCCCAAAGCCGGGCGCAATCTGGCCGCCGCGGCCGTGCTGGGTTTCGGACGGGCCGTGGGCGACACGCTCATTCCGCTCATGCTGGCCGGCAACGCCACCCAGGTTCCCGGCGGTCTCACGGAAAGCCTGCGCACGCTCACCGCGCACATGGCCCTGGTCACAGCCAATGAAGTGGGCGGCGCGGCCTATAATTCCCTTTTTGTGGCCGGTCTGATTTTGCTGCTGGTCAACGCCGGGGCGAGTCTGGCCCTGCGCCGTCTGGGCGCGCGCTCCCGGCCGCGTGCGGAGGTCGGCTCGTGA
- a CDS encoding phosphate ABC transporter substrate-binding protein, which yields MQRFLMALACLAFSASVALAADSLDAFKGQKGNLDIAGGTAHIPVMKDAARRIMTANPDIRITVAGGGSGVGVQKAGEGLVQIGNTGRALKKSEIQKYGLVSFPFAIDGVAVAVNPGNPVSGLSKTQLKDIFAGKITNWKDVGGADASISLYVREDGSGTRETFEERALDKGSSAAGANVVNSNGAMKTAIAQDPNAVGYVGIGHLDKSIRGLSVDGMKPSQENAANGSYTVTRLLYMNTKGEPQGLTRAFVDYIYSPAGKEIVAKAGYIPYEKK from the coding sequence ATGCAACGTTTTCTTATGGCGCTGGCCTGCCTCGCGTTTAGCGCTTCCGTGGCTCTGGCGGCCGATTCCCTTGACGCCTTCAAGGGACAGAAGGGCAATCTCGACATCGCGGGCGGCACGGCCCACATCCCGGTGATGAAAGACGCCGCCCGGCGGATCATGACGGCCAATCCGGACATCCGCATCACCGTGGCCGGGGGCGGCTCGGGCGTGGGCGTGCAGAAGGCGGGCGAGGGGCTGGTCCAGATCGGCAATACCGGCCGCGCGCTCAAGAAATCCGAGATTCAGAAGTACGGCCTGGTCAGCTTTCCTTTCGCCATCGACGGCGTGGCTGTGGCCGTCAATCCCGGCAACCCGGTTTCCGGCCTGAGCAAGACTCAGCTCAAGGACATTTTTGCCGGAAAAATCACCAACTGGAAAGACGTGGGCGGCGCGGACGCGTCCATCTCCCTCTATGTGCGTGAAGACGGCAGCGGCACGCGCGAAACCTTTGAGGAACGGGCGCTGGACAAGGGAAGCTCCGCCGCCGGGGCCAATGTGGTCAATTCCAACGGGGCCATGAAAACGGCCATCGCGCAGGACCCCAATGCCGTGGGCTATGTGGGCATCGGACATCTGGACAAAAGCATCCGGGGCCTGAGCGTGGACGGCATGAAGCCTTCGCAGGAAAACGCGGCCAACGGCTCGTACACCGTGACCCGCCTGCTGTACATGAATACCAAGGGCGAACCTCAGGGCCTGACCAGAGCCTTTGTGGACTATATCTATTCGCCTGCCGGCAAAGAGATTGTGGCCAAGGCCGGTTATATTCCCTATGAGAAAAAATAG
- a CDS encoding proton-conducting transporter transmembrane domain-containing protein codes for MLEALLFLPLCAGLIMLAVGNAAFCRGLLPLTGLAHAALSLLTAARVAHGEKPTALGGLLAPDPLGALFLALASLLFLAASIYALGYLREEESIEERTCIQDGRPFTNAPERRFTACLCFFLAAMSLVTTTPHLGALWVGIEATTLSSAPLIYFHRHQRSLEATWKYLIICSVGIALALLGNILLSVAFYAPAGIGGSEIPAGDMNQTGWFIRHAHAAAQPWLKAAFIFLLVGYGTKMGLAPLHNWLPDAHSQAPSLVSALLSGALLNCALLGILRGHQIMLAADLGGFSGGLLVFFGLLSLITAAIFIVGQGHYKRLLAYSSVEHMGILALGAGLGGLAAQGALLHAVCHSLTKCMLFLLAGNILARYHTFSSYDVRGLRWTMPVTGALWTAGFLAVAGSPPFGIFVSEFLILKGMLAGGSHGVAAVYLTALAVIFVGMSVAVLRMVQGNRPADVPRNRPEGLLSVQPPLVLGLVVLTLGIWVPDWLWRFLQRGAALIGG; via the coding sequence ATGCTGGAAGCCCTGCTTTTTCTCCCGCTCTGCGCGGGCCTGATCATGCTGGCCGTGGGCAACGCCGCCTTCTGCCGGGGCCTTCTGCCCCTCACGGGCCTGGCCCACGCCGCCCTGTCCCTGTTGACCGCAGCGCGCGTGGCTCATGGGGAAAAGCCCACAGCCCTGGGCGGTCTGCTGGCTCCCGACCCGTTGGGCGCGCTCTTTCTGGCGCTGGCCAGCCTGCTCTTTCTGGCGGCCTCAATCTACGCCCTGGGCTATCTGCGCGAGGAAGAGAGCATTGAGGAGCGCACCTGCATTCAGGACGGCCGCCCCTTCACCAACGCGCCCGAGCGCCGCTTCACGGCCTGTCTCTGCTTTTTTCTCGCGGCCATGAGCCTGGTGACCACCACGCCGCATCTGGGGGCGCTCTGGGTGGGCATTGAAGCCACCACGCTGTCCAGTGCGCCGCTGATCTATTTTCACCGCCATCAGCGCTCCCTGGAAGCCACCTGGAAATACCTGATCATCTGTTCCGTGGGCATCGCCTTGGCCCTGCTGGGCAACATTCTGCTTTCCGTGGCCTTTTACGCGCCCGCCGGAATCGGAGGAAGCGAAATTCCGGCCGGGGACATGAACCAGACCGGCTGGTTCATCCGGCACGCCCACGCGGCCGCGCAACCCTGGCTCAAGGCGGCATTCATCTTTCTGCTGGTGGGCTACGGCACCAAGATGGGTCTGGCCCCCCTGCACAACTGGCTGCCCGACGCCCACAGTCAGGCCCCGTCCCTGGTTTCGGCCCTGCTTTCCGGCGCGCTGCTCAACTGCGCCCTGCTGGGCATACTGCGCGGGCACCAGATCATGCTGGCGGCGGACCTGGGCGGCTTCAGCGGCGGGCTGCTGGTCTTTTTCGGCCTGCTCTCCCTGATCACCGCCGCCATCTTCATTGTGGGCCAGGGCCATTACAAACGCCTGCTGGCCTATTCCAGCGTGGAACACATGGGCATTCTGGCTCTGGGCGCGGGCCTTGGCGGACTGGCGGCCCAGGGCGCGCTGCTGCACGCTGTTTGCCATTCCCTGACCAAGTGCATGCTCTTTCTGCTGGCAGGCAACATCCTGGCCCGTTACCACACCTTTTCCAGCTACGACGTGCGCGGTCTGCGCTGGACCATGCCCGTCACCGGCGCGCTCTGGACAGCGGGCTTTCTGGCCGTAGCCGGTTCGCCGCCCTTCGGCATCTTCGTCAGTGAATTCCTGATTCTCAAGGGCATGCTGGCGGGTGGTTCCCACGGCGTGGCCGCTGTCTATCTGACGGCTCTGGCCGTGATTTTCGTCGGCATGTCCGTGGCCGTGCTGCGCATGGTGCAGGGCAACCGGCCCGCGGACGTTCCGCGGAACCGGCCTGAAGGCCTGCTGAGCGTGCAGCCGCCTCTGGTCCTGGGCCTGGTCGTGCTGACCCTGGGCATCTGGGTGCCCGACTGGCTGTGGCGCTTTCTGCAACGCGGCGCTGCGCTCATCGGGGGGTAG
- a CDS encoding proton-conducting transporter transmembrane domain-containing protein, which produces MELFLTALLILSAAALATALLATLASFRPPSAANCRAANCLGSCCAALGCLTGLCAVAAGPWDTTMVLELPWGLPIGALVLGLDPLSRIFLLPVFGLGMVCALSGGLSLRHTSPREHNLGAHWFFYLLLLLGMAVVMSARDAVLFLLAWEIMSLAPFFLIDFNDGDSKVRDASWVYLVAAHLGAVALIAFFGLLWQSAGTTSLAALQGGAALRAAGPGVLTALFILAVLGFGAKAGLAPLHVWLPEAHPAAPGHVSALLSGAMINAGLYGLIRSLNVLSAPGAAPEWWGWSLLLLGLATGLMGILKALAQSNLKRLLAYSSVENMGLMFMGVGAGLIGQTSGNAWIALLGFAGALLHMLNHAGFKGLLFLCAGEVLHATGTVHMELLGGLQKRLPLLGAAFALGAAAIACLPPLSGFAGEFVLALAMLDGPALPGVERQIGLLLALAGLALISGLAAALYAKAYGITFLGEARTGFAANAHAMSWRTLWPLALPALACVAGGLLAPLFFGLASLTALNAAPLPDGLISGALEVKAQAQSSLGMVSLLGAAGLCLALALLLGRRFLLRRRGASGARTAQSVQTWGCGFQAGTARIQYTDASFSEPLAKVFAPVMGLKVRRHQVSGLFPSRAALNVTAPDRLRSGLFTPLFEAVERLCNACKIIQHGKIHLYILYILATVVGLLVWGLHT; this is translated from the coding sequence ATGGAACTGTTTCTCACGGCCCTCCTGATTCTGTCGGCGGCCGCGTTGGCGACGGCTCTGCTGGCGACGCTGGCTTCCTTCCGTCCGCCCAGCGCCGCCAACTGTCGCGCGGCCAATTGCCTGGGCTCCTGTTGCGCGGCTCTGGGCTGTCTCACGGGCCTTTGCGCCGTGGCCGCCGGTCCCTGGGACACGACCATGGTTCTGGAACTGCCCTGGGGTCTGCCCATCGGCGCTCTGGTTCTGGGCCTTGACCCTCTGAGCCGCATCTTTCTGTTGCCGGTCTTCGGCCTGGGCATGGTCTGCGCCCTTTCCGGCGGCCTGTCCCTGCGCCATACCTCGCCGCGCGAGCACAACCTGGGCGCGCACTGGTTCTTTTACCTCCTGCTCCTGCTGGGCATGGCTGTGGTCATGAGCGCGCGCGACGCCGTGCTCTTTCTGCTGGCCTGGGAAATCATGTCCCTGGCGCCCTTTTTTCTCATCGACTTTAACGACGGCGACAGCAAGGTGCGTGACGCCTCCTGGGTTTATCTGGTGGCCGCGCATCTGGGGGCTGTGGCCCTGATCGCCTTTTTCGGCCTGCTCTGGCAGAGCGCCGGAACCACGTCGCTGGCCGCCCTGCAGGGCGGCGCGGCCCTGCGCGCAGCCGGTCCCGGCGTCCTCACGGCGCTGTTCATTCTGGCCGTGCTGGGCTTTGGAGCCAAGGCGGGCCTCGCGCCCCTGCACGTCTGGCTGCCCGAGGCCCACCCCGCCGCGCCCGGCCATGTGTCGGCCCTGCTGTCCGGGGCCATGATCAATGCCGGGCTCTACGGCCTGATCCGCAGCCTGAACGTGCTGTCGGCTCCTGGGGCCGCGCCCGAATGGTGGGGCTGGAGCCTGTTGCTGCTGGGCCTGGCCACCGGCCTCATGGGCATTCTGAAAGCTCTGGCGCAGAGCAATCTTAAACGCCTGCTGGCCTATTCCAGCGTGGAGAACATGGGCCTCATGTTCATGGGCGTGGGGGCCGGGCTTATCGGCCAGACCTCCGGCAATGCCTGGATCGCCCTGCTGGGTTTCGCGGGCGCGCTGCTGCACATGCTCAACCACGCGGGATTCAAGGGTCTGCTTTTCCTCTGCGCGGGCGAAGTGCTGCACGCCACGGGCACGGTGCACATGGAACTGTTGGGCGGCCTGCAAAAACGCCTGCCCCTGCTGGGCGCGGCCTTTGCCCTGGGCGCGGCGGCCATTGCCTGCCTGCCGCCGCTGAGCGGCTTTGCCGGAGAGTTCGTGCTGGCCCTGGCCATGCTGGACGGTCCCGCGCTGCCCGGCGTGGAACGGCAGATAGGCCTGCTGCTGGCCCTGGCCGGTCTGGCCCTGATCAGCGGCCTGGCCGCCGCCCTCTATGCCAAAGCCTATGGCATCACCTTTCTGGGCGAAGCGCGCACGGGCTTCGCGGCCAACGCCCATGCCATGTCCTGGCGCACGCTCTGGCCTCTGGCCCTGCCCGCCCTGGCCTGCGTGGCGGGCGGCCTGCTGGCCCCGCTCTTTTTCGGCCTGGCCTCGCTCACGGCTCTGAACGCGGCCCCCCTGCCCGACGGGCTGATTTCCGGCGCGCTGGAGGTCAAGGCCCAGGCGCAGAGCAGCCTGGGCATGGTCTCCCTGCTGGGCGCGGCGGGCCTCTGCCTGGCTCTGGCCCTCCTGCTGGGCCGCCGTTTTCTGCTGCGGCGGCGCGGCGCGTCAGGCGCGCGGACGGCACAGTCTGTACAGACATGGGGTTGCGGCTTCCAGGCAGGCACGGCGCGCATTCAATATACGGACGCCTCCTTTTCCGAACCTCTGGCCAAGGTTTTCGCCCCGGTCATGGGCCTCAAGGTCCGCCGCCATCAGGTAAGCGGTCTTTTCCCCAGCCGCGCGGCCCTCAACGTGACCGCGCCGGACCGCCTGCGCAGCGGCCTGTTCACGCCCCTGTTCGAGGCTGTGGAGCGCCTGTGCAATGCCTGCAAAATCATCCAGCACGGCAAAATCCACCTCTATATCCTCTATATCCTGGCCACGGTGGTAGGCCTGCTGGTCTGGGGGCTGCACACATGA
- a CDS encoding ABC transporter permease subunit, translating to MKRRGLSAVSGDIFLRWLLRGCALALCLGVGGLLVFLLFKGLPELGMRLFFGDVPALDALLGRQAVWDGLWPACAGTACLVGLTVSLAVFPGVGCGLYLVEFASARRAARIRLAMDVLAGTPSIVMGLFGFTLILFLRRTFWPDANTSLLLAAACLALLVLPVLVTATCEALEAVPPSLRTTASVLGFTRRQAARHILLPAAAPGIRGGVILALGRAAEDTAVIMLTGVVANAGLPAGLGAKFEALSFSIFYTAAQYQSREELLRGFGAALVLLLLASGLLVCARLLEARFRRRWQGEA from the coding sequence GTGAAGCGGCGCGGCTTGTCCGCCGTTTCGGGCGATATTTTTCTGCGCTGGCTGCTGCGCGGCTGCGCCCTGGCGCTCTGTCTGGGCGTGGGCGGCCTGCTGGTTTTTCTGCTGTTCAAGGGCTTGCCGGAACTGGGGATGCGGCTCTTTTTCGGTGATGTCCCGGCCCTGGACGCCCTGCTGGGCCGTCAGGCCGTCTGGGACGGACTCTGGCCCGCCTGCGCGGGCACGGCCTGCCTGGTGGGGCTTACCGTGTCGCTGGCTGTATTCCCGGGCGTGGGCTGCGGCCTGTACCTGGTCGAATTCGCGTCGGCGCGCCGTGCCGCGCGCATCCGCCTGGCCATGGACGTGCTGGCCGGAACTCCGTCCATCGTCATGGGCCTGTTCGGTTTCACCCTGATTCTTTTTCTGCGTCGCACCTTCTGGCCCGACGCCAATACCTCCCTGCTGCTGGCCGCCGCCTGTCTGGCTCTGCTGGTGCTGCCCGTATTGGTGACAGCCACCTGCGAGGCTCTGGAGGCCGTGCCTCCAAGTCTGCGGACCACGGCTTCGGTTCTGGGTTTCACCCGGCGGCAGGCCGCCCGGCATATTCTGCTGCCCGCCGCCGCGCCCGGCATCCGGGGCGGCGTGATCCTGGCCCTGGGCCGGGCCGCCGAGGACACGGCGGTGATCATGCTGACCGGCGTGGTGGCCAACGCGGGCCTGCCCGCCGGCCTGGGGGCCAAATTCGAGGCTCTGTCCTTTTCCATATTTTACACGGCGGCCCAGTACCAGAGCCGGGAAGAACTGCTCCGGGGTTTCGGCGCGGCACTGGTCCTGCTTCTGCTGGCCTCGGGCCTGCTGGTCTGCGCCCGTCTTCTGGAAGCCCGTTTCCGCCGCCGCTGGCAGGGGGAAGCATGA
- a CDS encoding TatD family hydrolase, protein MGHKKTERIDPLTRALPSGGVDSHAHLDGPEFGPDREDVLARARAAGLSGVGNVFLGPEDFNTRRAVFDRHPEVFFLLGIHPCDGQRCTPESLEAMRMAFATEPRLRAVGEIGLDFHWQDCPRELQFKAFAEQLDLARELDVPLVIHCRDAEDDCLMTLEARGFAGYPLLWHCFGGGPALARRILNNGWHISVPGPVTYPANAALREAVALIPADRLLLETDSPYLAPVPWRGRRNEPALTVFTAQTVAEARGVSPEDLWLACGKNARRFFGLEAAC, encoded by the coding sequence ATGGGACACAAAAAAACCGAACGCATCGACCCCCTGACCCGGGCTCTGCCGTCGGGCGGGGTGGACAGTCACGCCCATCTGGACGGGCCGGAATTCGGCCCGGACCGGGAGGATGTTCTGGCCCGTGCCCGCGCCGCCGGTTTGTCCGGCGTGGGCAACGTCTTTCTGGGCCCGGAGGATTTCAACACGCGCCGGGCTGTGTTTGACCGGCATCCGGAGGTCTTTTTTCTGCTGGGCATCCACCCCTGCGACGGGCAGCGCTGCACGCCGGAAAGCCTGGAGGCCATGCGCATGGCCTTCGCCACGGAGCCGCGCCTGCGGGCCGTGGGCGAGATCGGCCTGGATTTCCACTGGCAGGATTGTCCCAGGGAATTGCAGTTCAAGGCCTTTGCCGAGCAGCTCGACCTGGCCCGCGAGCTGGATGTCCCGCTGGTCATCCACTGCCGCGACGCGGAAGACGACTGCCTGATGACCCTTGAGGCGCGCGGTTTTGCGGGCTATCCGCTGCTCTGGCACTGCTTCGGCGGCGGCCCGGCTCTGGCCCGGCGCATCCTGAACAACGGCTGGCATATCTCCGTGCCCGGCCCGGTGACATACCCGGCCAATGCCGCGCTGCGCGAGGCCGTGGCCCTGATTCCGGCGGACCGCCTGTTGCTGGAAACCGACTCCCCCTATCTTGCGCCCGTGCCCTGGCGCGGCAGGCGCAACGAACCGGCCCTGACCGTGTTCACCGCCCAAACCGTGGCCGAGGCGCGCGGCGTTTCGCCGGAGGATCTCTGGCTGGCCTGCGGGAAAAACGCGCGGCGTTTTTTCGGCCTGGAAGCGGCATGCTGA